One Spinacia oleracea cultivar Varoflay chromosome 4, BTI_SOV_V1, whole genome shotgun sequence DNA segment encodes these proteins:
- the LOC130471582 gene encoding uncharacterized protein — translation MPPPKNLLHFMPLPGQKLKSVVVAEPPPVDQPLIEEDIIPSPLKPSAASGIEIQDITEVMEAIEADFVPGLVVPEVAEEKESADLPFEREKSPDKEMIDLSGPEAAVPEVQKEVPSAGEEEQPEQEARAQKATSEGDTTAGGSSKDAPLGAAPETPKS, via the exons ATGCCTCCTCCTAAgaatcttcttcacttcatgcccttgccggggcagaagttaaagagtgtggtggttgctgaaccgccgcccgtggatcagccgctgatcgaggaagatatcatccCCTCTCCCCTGAAACCATCTGCTGCTTCGGGGATCgaaatccaggatatcaccgaggtgatggaggcgattgaagccgattTTGTTCCTGGTTTGGTTGTCCCTGAGGTAGCTGAGGAGAAGGAGTCTGCTGATCTTCCCTTCGAGAGAGAGAAGAGTCCAGACAAGGAGATGATAGATCTCTCGGGCCCCGAAGCTGCGGTCCCCGAGGTTCAGAAGGAGGTTCCCTCTGCTggagaggaggagcagcccgagcaag aggctcgggcccagaaggccaCTTCCGAgggtgatactactgctgggggttcttcgaaggatgctcccctgggGGCCGCTCCTGAGACTCCTAAGAGTTAG